The region CCCCCCACCGGGAGGCCTCGCATGATCCGTCGGAAGCTGCGCCTGTTCGTCCTCGCACTCACCGCAGCCGTCCTCGCCCCACTGTCGGTCGCCACCGCCCCCACCGCATCCGCCGCCGACACCTGCGCCGTGAAGTCCCGCCCGTCCGGGAAGGTTCTCCAGGGCTACTGGGAGAACTGGGACGGCTCTTCCAACGGAGTGCACCCGCCGTTCGGATGGACGCCGATCACCGACTCCCGTATCGCCGCGCACGGCTACAACGTGATCAACGCGGCGTTCCCGGTCATCCGCTCCGACGGCACGGCGCTGTGGGAGGACGGGATGGACACCGGTGTGAAGGTCGCGACGCCGGCGGAGATGTGCGCGGCCAAGGCGTCCGGGCAGACGATCCTGCTGTCGATCGGCGGGGCGGCGGCGGGCATCGACCTCAGTTCCTCCGCCGTCGCGGACAGGTTCGTCGCGACGATCGTGCCGATCCTGAAGAAGTACAACTTCGACGGTATCGACATCGACATCGAGACGGGCCTGGTCGGCAGTGGCAGCATCGGCCAACTCTCCACGTCCCAGGCCAACCTGACCCGGATCATCGACGGCGTGCTGTCGCAGATGCCGGCCAACTTCGGGCTGACCATGGCGCCGGAGACCGCGTACGTCACGGGCGGCAGCGTCACGTACGCCTCGATCTGGGGCGCGTATCTGCCGATCGTCAAGAAGTACGCGGACAACGGGCGCCTGTGGTGGCTGAACATGCAGTACTACAACGGCAGCATGTACGGATGCTCCGGCGACTCCTACTCCGCGGGCACCGTTCAGGGCTTCACCGCGCAGACCGACTGCCTGAACAAGGGGCTGGTCGTGCAGGGCACCACCATCAAGGTGCCCTATGACAAGCAGGTCCCGGGTCTGCCCGCCCAGTCGGGCGCCGGCGGCGGCTACATGTCACCGAGCCTGGTCTCCCAGGCGTGGCGGCACTACGGCACCGGCCTCAAGGGCCTGATGACCTGGTCGATCAACTGGGACGGCTCGAAGAACTGGACCTTCGGCGACAACGTCAAGGCGCTGCAGGGCCGTTGAGAACCGGGACGGCCCGGGGAGCAGTCCACTGAGCAGTCCACTTCCCACGCGCCACCGCAGCAGTTCTCAGCGCGCCGTCGCGGTTCTCAGCGCGCCCCCGCAGTGAAGCCCGGAAGGATGAGGGTGAGCCAGCGCTCGCGGACCTCGCGTGGCTGCTCGAGGGGAGCGGTGGCCAGCAGGAGGTAGAAGTCGGCGACGGTGACGTCCGCGTGGAGGTCACCGTCCGCCTGGCCGGCGGTGATGAGCTCGGTCAGTGCGGCGGCCGCACGCGTGTCGTTCTCGGGCGCGTACGAGGCGCCGACTCCCTGCGCGGCGGCCTTCACCGCGTGGTCCTGGGCCGCGGCCTCGATGACGCGGGAGACGAGCGCGGTGAGCTCGGTCATGGCGTGCTCCCCCGCCCGTACGCGATCCGCCGCCTCCTCCACGACGAGGGTCATCCGCTCGACATGCCGGGACAGGACCGCGCCGACGAGATCGGTCTTCGTGGGGTAGTGCCGGTAGAGCGTGCCCACCGCCACCCCGGCAGCCTCGGCGATCGCGTCCATGGGCACCTCGGGGCCGTGCCGCGTGATCAGCAGATGCGCCGCGTCGAGGATCTTCTTGCGGTTGCGGACCGCGTCGGCGCGCAGCGGCCGGGCCTGGGTCATCGTGCCCTCCAGTCTCATCGAGGGGTCAAGCCTATGCGGTTCGTTTGCAGGAAAGTGAACCATGGTTCATGATGAAGGTGAGCCATGGTTCATCTTTACCTGGCGTTCCCCGCCCCGCGAGGGGCCGACTCAAAGGTTTGCCCCATGTCCAGCAAGGTCGCCCTGGTCACCGGTGCCTCCTCCGGTATCGGTGAAGTCACCGCACTCAAGCTCCAGGAGCTCGGATACACCGTGTACGGCGCTGCCCGCCGGGTGGAACGGATGTCCCGGCTCGCCGAGGCAGGCGTCCACGTCCTGCCCATGGACGTCACCGACACCGCCTCGATGCAGGCGGGTGTCGACGGGATCATCGCCGAATCGGGTCGTATCGACGTCCTGGTGAACAACGCGGGGTACGGGTCCTACGGGGCCATCGAGGACGTACCGCTGGATGAGGCGCGGGCCCAGTTCGAGGTCAACATCTTCGGCGCCGCCCGTCTGATCCAGCTCGTACTGCCGCACATGCGGGCGCAGCGGAGCGGCACGATCGTCAACATCTCGTCCATGGGCGGCAAGATCCACACCCCGCTGGGCGGTTGGTACCACGGAACGAAGTTCGCCCTCGAAGGGCTCAGCGACTGCCTGCGCATGGAGCTCAAGCCGTTCGGCGTCGACGTGGTCATCGTCGAGCCCGGAGCCATCAGGACGGAGTGGGGCGGTATCGCCGCGGACAACCTGCGCAAGACCTCCGGCGACACCGCGTACGCCGTGCAGGCCGACGCGATGGCCGAGTCCCTGGGCTCCGAGAGCACCGCCCGGCGCAGCTCCCCGCCCTCGGTCATCGCCGACACCGTCGCCAAGGCCGTCACGGCTCGCCGCCCCAGGACCCGTTACGCCGTCGGTTTCGGGGCCAGGCCTCTCATCTTCCTGCGCCGCGCCCTGCCCGACCGCGCCTACGACGCGCTCGTCGCCCGCGCCATGGGCACCCCGACCGGCGCTCGCCACTAGGACCTGTCCGACCACTGCCCGGGTCAGAGACTCCTCGGTGGTTCTCTCCACCCGCAGCAGGCCGGCCGGGGACTGAAATGACTGGTCCACCGGTCCCTGTGGTCGGTAGCCTCCGGCCATGATCGAGGACGGGGCAGGGGTTGTGGACGGGCGCGTCGCCGGGGAGCAAGGGGAGAGCGGGGAGGCGGCATCGCCTCGGGAGGTTTGCTGGCGGGGTAGGGGCGTCGCCTTCGCGCCGCTCGACGTCGACGACGCGGAGCTGATCCATGTGTGGCGTTCCGACCCCGTGGCCGCCCATGAAATCGGCATATGGCCGCGTTCCCTTTCTGCCGTGCGCGAGCGCATCGAGCGCGACCGCGACGAGCACGACCGCGACGACTTCCTCGTCCTGCTCCCCGACGGCACGCCGATCGGCCACATCGCCCTGACGGACCAGGACATGGTTGACGGCACAGCCGAGATCATGCTGCTTCTGGACCCCGATCACCGGGGCCGGGGTCATGGCACGGACGCCGTTGACGCGCTGGTCGACCTCGCCTTCGGTGAACTACCCATGCACCGCGTCCAGGCGGTCACCCACACCACCAATACAGGGGCCCTCGGCGTCCTGGCCAGGGCAGGGTTCGTTCAGGAGGGGGTGCGCCGCTCCGCCTGCCTGCACCGGGGCCGCCGATACGACGTCGCGGTGCTGGCCCTGCTCCGGGACGAGTGGCAGGAGTTCACCCGCCCCCGGTCCTGGGACGTGCTGATCACCGGCCAGTGACCTGGGCCAGGGATTCCTTGGACTCAAACCACTGGGACCTGTCCGGCCGCCAGGGCCGGGCTTTCGGATCAGCCCGGGGCCGGTGCCGAGGCCGAGGCCGGTGCCGAGGTGGCGCGGAGTGTCCGGCGATCCGAAAAGGCCCCCGGTTCCCGCATCACGGGAACCGGGGGCCTTTCACGGACAAGCCAGGTCAGCAGCCGATCAGGCGCGCGGCCAGGTAGCCCTCGATCTGGTCGAGGGAGACGCGCTCCTGCTTCATCGAGTCGCGCTCGCGCACCGTGACGGCGTTGTCGTCGAGGGTGTCGAAGTCGACCGTGACGCAGAACGGGGTGCCGATCTCGTCCTGGCGACGGTAGCGGCGGCCGATGGCGCCCGCGTCGTCGAAGTCGATGTTCCAGTGCTGGCGCAGGGCCGTGGCGAGGCCCTTGGCCTTCGGGGACAGCTCGGGGTTGCGGGAGAGCGGGAGGACGGCGACCTTGACCGGCGCGAGGCGCGGGTCGAGGCGCAGCACCGTGCGCTTCTCCATCTTGCCCTTGGCGTTGGGGGCCTCGTCCTCGACGTAGGCGTCCAGGAGGAACGCCAGCATCGCGCGGCCGACACCGGCGGCGGGCTCGATGACGTACGGAGTCCAGCGCTCGCCGGCCTCCTGGTCGAAGTAGGAGAGGTCCTGGCCGGAGGCCTTGGAGTGCGCGCCGAGGTCGTAGTCGGTGCGGTTGGCGACGCCCTCCAGCTCACCCCACTCGTTGCCGCCGAAGCTGAAGCGGTACTCGATGTCGGCGGTGCGCTTGGAGTAGTGGGAGAGCTTCTCCTTGGGGTGCTCGAACCAGCGCATGTTCTCTTCGCGCAGACCGAGGCCGGTGTACCAGTTCCAGCGCTCCTGCATCCAGTACTCCTGCCACTTCTCGTCCTCGCCCGGCTTGACGAAGAACTCCATCTCCATCTGCTCGAACTCGCGGGTGCGGAAGATGAAGTTGCCGGGCGTGATCTCGTTGCGGAAGGACTTGCCCATCTGCGCGATGCCGAAGGGCGGCTTGCGGCGCGAGGTCTGCTGGACCTGGGCGAAGTTGGTGAAGATGCCCTGGGCCGTCTCGGGGCGCAGGTAGGCGACGGAGCCGCTGTCCTGCGTGGGGCCGAGGTGGGTGGTGAGCAGGCCCGAGAACTGCTTGGGCTCGGTGAACGTGCCCTTGTTGCCGCAGTTGGGGCAGTTGAGGTCGGCGAGGCCGTTCTCCGGGAGGCGGCCGTGCTTCGCCTCGTAGGCCTCCTCCAGGTGGTCGGCGCGGTAGCGCTTGTGGCAGGAGGTGCACTCGGTGAGCGGGTCGGTGAAGGTGGCGACATGCCCCGACGCGACCCAGACCTCGGTCGCCAGGATCACCGACGAGTCGATACCGACGACGTCCTCGCGGGAGGTGACCATGTAGCGCCACCACTGACGCTTGATGTTCTCCTTGAGCTCGACGCCGAGCGGGCCGTAGTCCCAGGCGGCACGCTGTCCGCCGTAGATCTCACTACTGGGGAAAACGAAGCCACGGCGCTTGCTCAGGCTGACGATGGTGTCGATCTTGTCGGCGGCCACGGTGCTCTCTTCATTACGAACGGACGGCAGCGAATGATTCAGGTTACCGGCGCCGCCCACCCTCGTATCAAATCGGTTCGGGGACACCTCGCCCCATCGTGCCCCGTACCGGCTCATTCGCCGCCTCGTTTACCTAGGGCTTACCGAGGGCTTGTTGACAATCGTTTCCAGGTTTGTTGAAAATGACTGTCATGAACGTACGACGGCGCCTCGCCGCTTCTCGAATAAGCACTGCCGGGCCCGCGGTCCTGGCAGCCACCGCCGTCGGCCTCGGCGCCCTCACCGGCTGCTCGGCTTCCACGGCGGCCGACGGCAGGAGCGACGGGAAGCTCGACATCGTGGCGTCGTTCTACCCCATGCAGTACCTCGCCGAGCAGATCGGCGGGACGCACGTGCACGTCACGAGCCTGACCCAGCCCGGTCAGGAGCCGCACGACCTGGAGATCAGCGCCCGGCAGACCGCGCAGCTCCAGTCGGCGGACGCCGTCGTCTACCTCAAGAACCTGCAGCCGGCCGTCGACGACGCCGTGGCGCAGTCCGAGGTCAAGACCAAGATCGACGCCGCGTCGCTGACGACCCTGGAGAAGCACGGCAACGAGGTCGGCGGGCACGCGGCCTCGCACGACACCTCCAAGGGCGAGGAGAGCGGCTCCGCCGACCCGCACATCTGGCTCGACCCGGTGAG is a window of Streptomyces sp. NBC_00271 DNA encoding:
- a CDS encoding chitinase → MIRRKLRLFVLALTAAVLAPLSVATAPTASAADTCAVKSRPSGKVLQGYWENWDGSSNGVHPPFGWTPITDSRIAAHGYNVINAAFPVIRSDGTALWEDGMDTGVKVATPAEMCAAKASGQTILLSIGGAAAGIDLSSSAVADRFVATIVPILKKYNFDGIDIDIETGLVGSGSIGQLSTSQANLTRIIDGVLSQMPANFGLTMAPETAYVTGGSVTYASIWGAYLPIVKKYADNGRLWWLNMQYYNGSMYGCSGDSYSAGTVQGFTAQTDCLNKGLVVQGTTIKVPYDKQVPGLPAQSGAGGGYMSPSLVSQAWRHYGTGLKGLMTWSINWDGSKNWTFGDNVKALQGR
- a CDS encoding TetR/AcrR family transcriptional regulator, encoding MRLEGTMTQARPLRADAVRNRKKILDAAHLLITRHGPEVPMDAIAEAAGVAVGTLYRHYPTKTDLVGAVLSRHVERMTLVVEEAADRVRAGEHAMTELTALVSRVIEAAAQDHAVKAAAQGVGASYAPENDTRAAAALTELITAGQADGDLHADVTVADFYLLLATAPLEQPREVRERWLTLILPGFTAGAR
- a CDS encoding oxidoreductase → MSSKVALVTGASSGIGEVTALKLQELGYTVYGAARRVERMSRLAEAGVHVLPMDVTDTASMQAGVDGIIAESGRIDVLVNNAGYGSYGAIEDVPLDEARAQFEVNIFGAARLIQLVLPHMRAQRSGTIVNISSMGGKIHTPLGGWYHGTKFALEGLSDCLRMELKPFGVDVVIVEPGAIRTEWGGIAADNLRKTSGDTAYAVQADAMAESLGSESTARRSSPPSVIADTVAKAVTARRPRTRYAVGFGARPLIFLRRALPDRAYDALVARAMGTPTGARH
- a CDS encoding GNAT family N-acetyltransferase, which gives rise to MIEDGAGVVDGRVAGEQGESGEAASPREVCWRGRGVAFAPLDVDDAELIHVWRSDPVAAHEIGIWPRSLSAVRERIERDRDEHDRDDFLVLLPDGTPIGHIALTDQDMVDGTAEIMLLLDPDHRGRGHGTDAVDALVDLAFGELPMHRVQAVTHTTNTGALGVLARAGFVQEGVRRSACLHRGRRYDVAVLALLRDEWQEFTRPRSWDVLITGQ
- a CDS encoding glycine--tRNA ligase, which codes for MAADKIDTIVSLSKRRGFVFPSSEIYGGQRAAWDYGPLGVELKENIKRQWWRYMVTSREDVVGIDSSVILATEVWVASGHVATFTDPLTECTSCHKRYRADHLEEAYEAKHGRLPENGLADLNCPNCGNKGTFTEPKQFSGLLTTHLGPTQDSGSVAYLRPETAQGIFTNFAQVQQTSRRKPPFGIAQMGKSFRNEITPGNFIFRTREFEQMEMEFFVKPGEDEKWQEYWMQERWNWYTGLGLREENMRWFEHPKEKLSHYSKRTADIEYRFSFGGNEWGELEGVANRTDYDLGAHSKASGQDLSYFDQEAGERWTPYVIEPAAGVGRAMLAFLLDAYVEDEAPNAKGKMEKRTVLRLDPRLAPVKVAVLPLSRNPELSPKAKGLATALRQHWNIDFDDAGAIGRRYRRQDEIGTPFCVTVDFDTLDDNAVTVRERDSMKQERVSLDQIEGYLAARLIGC
- a CDS encoding metal ABC transporter substrate-binding protein, with product MNVRRRLAASRISTAGPAVLAATAVGLGALTGCSASTAADGRSDGKLDIVASFYPMQYLAEQIGGTHVHVTSLTQPGQEPHDLEISARQTAQLQSADAVVYLKNLQPAVDDAVAQSEVKTKIDAASLTTLEKHGNEVGGHAASHDTSKGEESGSADPHIWLDPVRYGQVAEGVAKALKKADPKHAADYDRNMAALRKKFADLDTQYKTGLTNTRTKVFITTHAAFGYLAERYGLTEEAINGLDPESEPSANRVKDLEKMAKADGVSTVFYETLVSDKTAKTIAGDANLKTDVLDPIEGITGKSRGSDYFQVMESNLKALRTALGAK